The following are encoded together in the Brassica napus cultivar Da-Ae chromosome A9, Da-Ae, whole genome shotgun sequence genome:
- the LOC125577998 gene encoding uncharacterized protein LOC125577998 has translation MVCARLIDCPDSPEEEEMGLIPDMMFAGGEEPVGVRVLTYQSSSALKRIFNALEEEEVDIIRRSSFGKLIEIAEKPVFSGRFARYMLSRQLKTKKKHEVWFRCAGKPVRFSLREFAIVTGLPCGKFPKKSKMKLKKTISERPYWPSLFGKVEVVTVSSIMKMLYRKTVKDREIRIKYACLALLESVLLPTSLNMKISREHAEAIEDLEEFFSYPWGRLSFDMLMCSIKERDEVGLSQNTIAVKGFALALQLVMLEAVPSLTEGVQEIGSSSESDSEEIEGNGRDIFTKKQNLNPAHARNVDKRGNVYVCSILCEDSTRPIDEGRCEWSDEEEDFKVDNLVALINANHEFQTSQFRGGVRKSDVDRMRQMSKLTSKGRKSSNVQSNSERIDPGNVAALVIEKITPQLAIMDKNINSACAMVDAIEGKVVVHVDDLFVKLKEEMIKCVKDMVSAMVKDVFEWQNGPSNIPSAAPPEAAALSTHSTPARDLNANTIKNVLRNLSDYSTPPRSKHMTQVNLPSTNKDDVATGFVCVTPQPETCAQSANSENQTRQISLQQRLEAHKRQEHNITDEPSFSLGLTQEEMNQGQLNMVPAEVPLRNTTSEMNVDDNIAEVQVSRKSKSTVNVAGLFASGKDIRLILERSRFMSAKVIDILIRVVRRSTLLHLSEEGRSSVALLDTKFVAAINKTFPKFVKSRNKEGYMFPKGLRDIFPSANDAAVHPTRYYFPCNLGNKHWVGICFDAGIGVITVLDCNISLYKERSLETDLKPIVQMLPYLARFACQPIGDDNVIQCYDVARPKFVSQNKNPSDSGLMAVLLMANHAVYGTEACKNISHERLEAEGRRAAILVYEFKEEL, from the exons ATGGTGTGTGCACGGCTTATTGATTGTCCGGACTCACCGGAAGAGGAAGAAATGGGGCTGATTCCGGATATGATGTTTGCAGGCGGCGAGGAACCAGTCGGTGTTCGTGTGTTGACATATCAATCATCTAGTGCTTTGAAAAGAATTTTTAATGCGTTAGAGGAAGAAGAGGTCGATATTATTAGGCGATCTTCTTTTGGAAAATTGATAGAGATTGCAGAGAAACCAGTTTTTTCTGGTAGATTTGCTCGATATATGCTATCCAGGCAActgaaaacgaagaagaaacaTGAAGTGTGGTTCCGATGTGCTGGGAAACCTGTTAGGTTTTCTCTAAGAGAGTTTGCGATTGTAACCGGATTACCATGCGGTAAATTTCCGAAGAAGTCGAAGATGAAGCTTAAGAAAACCATTTCCGAAAGGCCGTATTGGCCATCTTTATTTGGAAAAGTCGAGGTCGTGACAGTCTCATCTATCATGAAGATGCTCTATCGGAAAACAGTCAAGGACAGGGAAATCCGGATCAAATATGCTTGCCTGGCACTTCTTGAGTCTGTGCTCCTCCCAACTAGTCTTAACATGAAGATATCCAGAGAGCATGCTGAAGCAATTGAAGATCttgaagaatttttttcttatcctTGGGGGAGACTATCATTCGATATGCTGATGTGTAGTATCAAAGAGAGAGATGAGGTAGGTTTGTCCCAAAATACAATTGCTGTTAAGGGATTTGCGTTAGCTCTCCAGCTTGTTATGCTCGAAGCTGTGCCTTCGTTGACAGAGGGGGTGCAAGAGATTGGTTCTTCTTCTGAGTCAGATAGCGAGGAAATAGAAGGAAACGGGCGTGATATATTTACTAAGAAACAGAACCTTAACCCCGCCCACGCCCGAAATGTAGACAAGAGAGGCAAT gTGTATGTTTGTAGCATCCTATGTGAGGACTCTACCCGTCCGATTGATGAAGGTAGATGCGAGTGGTCCGACGAAGAGGAAGATTTCAAAGTTGACAACCTCGTTGCGCTTATCAACGCAAACCATGAGTTCCAAACATCTCAATTTCGTGGAGGAGTTAGGAAGAGTGATGTCGATCGTATGCGACAAATGAGTAAATTAACTTCTAAGGGAAGGAAATCATCAAATGTCCAGTCCAATTCTGAAAGGATTGATCCGGGTAATGTTGCTGCCCTTGTGATAGAGAAAATAACACCTCAGTTAGCTATTATGGATAAGAACATTAATTCGGCATGTGCAATGGTTGATGCAATTGAGGGCAAAGTTGTCGTACACGTTGATGATTTGTTTGTTAAGTTGAAGGAAGAAATGATTAAATGTGTTAAGGATATGGTTTCCGCTATGGTGAAAGATGTATTCGAATGGCAGAATGGCCCATCAAATATTCCATCAGCTGCTCCGCCCGAAGCAGCAGCTCTTTCTACTCATTCAACTCCTGCACGTGATCTTAATGCAAATACAATCAAAAACGTTCTAAGAAACTTAAGTGATTACTCTACGCCTCCACGATCGAAACATATGACGCAG GTGAATTTGCCATCAACGAACAAAGATGATGTGGCAACCGGATTTGTATGTGTTACTCCACAACCAGAGACCTGTGCACAATCAGCTAATAGCGAGAATCAGACACGGCAAATTTCGTTACAGCAACGTTTG GAGGCACATAAGAGGCAAGAACACAACATAACGGACGAACCGTCGTTCTCCCTGGGTTTAACTCAGGAAGAGATGAATCAGGGGCAGCTAAATATGGTGCCTGCAGAGGTTCCTCTACGTAACACAACTTCTGAGATGAACGTTGATGACAATATAGCGGAAGTACAAGTTTCACGGAAAAGTAAGAG CACGGTGAACGTTGCTGGACTTTTTGCTAGTGGAAAAGACATTCGTCTTATTCTAGAGAGGTCACGGTTTATGTCAGCAAAG GTTATAGATATTCTAATCCGAGTTGTACGTCGGTCGACCCTTCTACACCTTTCTGAAGAAGGTCGATCTTCTGTTGCATTACTTGATACCAAGTTTGTAGCTGCAATAAACAAGACTTTTCCAAAGTTTGTAAAGAGTAGAAACAAAGAGGGTTACATGTTTCCAAAAGGATTGCGGGATATTTTTCCTTCGGCTAATGACGCAGCGGTGCATCCGACAAGGTATTACTTTCCATGCAATCTTGGAAACAAACATTGGGTTGGCATATGTTTTGATGCTGGAATTGGGGTTATCACTGTTCTCGATTGCAATATATCATTGTATAAGGAGAGGTCGTTGGAGACGGATTTAAAACCCATCGTGCAGATGTTACCTTATCTCGCTAGATTTGCCTGTCAACCTATAGGAGATGACAATGTTATTCAGTGTTACGATGTTGCTAGGCCAAAGTTTgtctcacaaaataaaaatccatCGGATTCTGGATTGATGGCTGTGCTATTAATGGCCAACCACGCTGTGTATGGTACTGAAGCGTGTAAAAATATCAGCCATGAACGTCTAGAAGCAGAAGGGAGGCGTGCAGCGATATTGGTGTATGAGTTCAAGGAGGAGCTTTAG
- the LOC125577997 gene encoding uncharacterized protein LOC125577997 translates to MIKSRFAGNGGGPRPNEIIQVMLGDHNVRISYWKAWRSREVALEHAKGSSATSYRLLPEYLHRLVVANPGSVAEMHTVYEQGIGHRFKYMFLALGACINGFKHMRNVIIIDGAHLRGKYAGCLLTASAQDGNYQVFPIAIGIVDGENDKAWEWFFKMLLKFIPNNNDVVFVSDRHTSIYNGISKVYPAAQHCACVLHLKRNIKTYFKNKNLGYLVSKAARAFRLTEFYIAFNEIKNINASCAEYLIGIGFEHWARAHFPGNRYNIMTSNVAETWNSVLREAREYPITALVEYIRVKLMNWFAERCNVPQVGNGRLTVRVKEIVEENFQNSGGMLVRRINDVGFEVKDKDGCSYHVNLATKSCSCHSFQKLLIPCSHAIASAIKEKVSIESLVSDFYTVENLSLVYGEDILPISNESNTSGASTEVVGEAVEIFPPSSRRPPGRPRKSRILSTGEIRPVQRVGTQQSKLQSCDINATGNMRSWRFSDDEGV, encoded by the exons ATGATAAAGTCAAGGTTTGCAGGAAACGGTGGAGGACCACGCCCAAACGAAATCATACAAGTCATGCTCGGTGATCACAACGTAAGGATATCTTATTGGAAAGCATGGCGATCAAGAGAAGTTGCACTAGAACATGCAAAAGGTTCATCTGCCACGTCTTATAGATTGCTTCCAGAATACCTACATAGACTCGTGGTGGCAAATCCCGGTTCAGTGGCAGAAATGCACACGGTTTACGAACAAGGGATTGGTCATCGGTTCAAATACATGTTTCTTGCCCTCGGTGCATGTATCAATGGTTTCAAACATATGCGTAATGTCATTATCATCGATGGAGCACATTTACGAGGCAAATATGCGGGATGCTTACTCACTGCTTcagcacaagatggcaattacCAAGTATTTCCTATTGCCATTGGAATTGTTGATGGTGAGAACGACAAAGCTTGGGAGTGGTTTTTTAAAATGCTGTTAAAGTTTATCCCCAACAACAAtgatgttgtttttgtttcggACAGACACACCTCCATATACAATGGAATATCCAag GTCTATCCCGCAGCACAACATTGTGCATGTGTGCTACACCTGAAGCGGAACATCAAGACTTATTTCAAAAACAAGAACCTTGGATACTTGGTGAGCAAGGCAGCTAGAGCATTCAGACTAACTGAATTTTACATCGCCTTCAACGAAATCAAAAACATCAATGCTTCATGTGCGGAATACCTAATTGGAATAGGGTTCGAGCACTGGGCCAGGGCACATTTTCCTGGAAATCGATACAACATAATGACAAGCAATGTCGCAGAGACATGGAACTCTGTTCTTCGTGAAGCAAGAGAATATCCGATAACAGCTTTGGTGGAGTATATCAGAGTAAAACTAATGAACTGGTTTGCTGAAAGATGTAATGTCCCACAAGTTGGGAATGGAAGACTGACGGTACGTGTGAAGGAGATAGTtgaagaaaattttcaaaacagtGGTGGAATGCTAGTAAGACGGATTAACGATGTTGGGTTTGAGGTGAAAGACAAGGATGGTTGTTCATACCACGTTAATTTAGCCACCAAATCTTGCAGTTGTCATTCATTTCAGAAGCTCCTCATACCTTGCTCCCATGCAATCGCCTCAGCAATCAAAGAGAAAGTGAGTATCGAATCCCTTGTATCAGACTTTTACACTGTAGAAAACCTATCTTTGGTATATGGGGAAGATATATTACCCATAAGCAACGAAAGCAATACAAGTGGAGCTTCGACCGAAGTTGTAGGAGAAGCGGTCGAAATATTCCCACCCTCAAGCAGACGCCCTCCAGGTAGACCGCGGAAGAGCCGGATATTGTCAACCGGGGAAATACGG CCGGTGCAACGCGTCGGGACACAACAAAGCAAGTTGCAAAGTTGCGATATAAATGCAACCGGAAATATGCGAAGTTGGCGATTCTCGGATGATGAAGGTGTTTGA